In the genome of Mucilaginibacter sp. 14171R-50, the window TGTTAACAAATACCCAAGTGCAACCCCCGAAAGTGACGAACTGCTGGAGAAGATCAATTATATAGCGTACAATATCGATACGCGTATAACCATGATCGAGGCGGTAAGCAATTTGTTCACCCACAATTCTTACAATATTGACAAGTATTATAACGCCGGGTTCGAAAAGCTGCTCCTAAAAAATCTGCAGGAAAATGAGTACGACGTTATTCAACTGGAAGGAATATTTGTAGGGCCCTATCTTGGCACCATCCGCAAGGCATCCAAAGCCAAAGTTATTTTCAGGGCGCATAACATCGAACACCAGGTGTGGCAAAAGCTGGCGCAACAAAAAAGCGATCCGTTAAAAAAGTGGTACTTACAATTACTGGCCCGACGTATAAAAAATTACGAGCTGGAATTGCTGAACAAATTTGACGGCATTGTGGTGTTTACTGAGCAGGACAAAGGCTCCGTTATTTCATTTGGCAATAAAGTGCCGCTGAAGGTGCTGCCTATCGGCATCGATCTATCGCTTTACAAACCCGACCATTCAAAAACCGACTTCCCAAGCCTGTTTTTTTTAGGCTCGCTGGATTGGCTTCCAAACCGGGAAGGGATAGAGTGGTTTATGGACAATTTTCATAAAGACCTTACTGACGGCCCCCTTAAAGCTAAGTTTTATGTGGCCGGGCACAACATACCCGAACAGTTCGACGATTACGAAGTGCTGGGCAAAGTATTTATACACGGCGAGGTGGATGACGCGCTTGAGTTTGTAAACAGTAAATCTATTATGATAGTACCACTATTATCCGGAGGCGGCATGCGGGTGAAAATTGTGGAAGGAATGGCGATGGAAAAATGTATCATCTCTACCTCGCTTGGGGCAGAGGGCATTAATGTTGAGAACGGCAAAAATATTATTATAGCCAACAACGTGGACGAGTTTTACAAGGCCGTTAAAAAATGCATTACTGACGAACATTATTGCCTGGAAATTGGGCGTAACGCCCGTAAACTGGTAGAGCAGCAGCATAATATAAATACGATTATACCTCAGCTAACCGATTTTTATCAATCAATTGTATAAACAAGCGCATTCCCTACAGCTATTTTGCTATTTTTGCCACGCGACAAACCACGATAATGAAGAATACAGCTTTAACACAAGTACATACCAATCTGGGTGCTAAAATGGTGCCTTTTGCCGGATATAATATGCCCGTACAATACGTCGGCATCAATGCCGAACACGATACCGTACGCAAGGGCGTTGGTGTATTTGATGTAAGCCACATGGGCGAGTTTATTTTAAAGGGTGAAAACGCCCTCGACCTGATACAACGCGTTACCAGCAATGACGCTTCAAAGCTTTACGATGGCAAGGTGCAGTACTCCTGCCTGCCTAATGAAGAGGGGGGCATTGTTGATGACCTGCTGGTTTATCGCATCGATGAAAAAACCTACATGTTGGTGGTAAACGCTTCGAATATTGAAAAAGACTGGAACTGGATATCTAAATTTAACACCGGTGGTGTAGACATGAAAGATATATCAGACCGCACATCGTTACTTGCCGTACAAGGCCCTAAAGCTGCTGAGGCGCTGCAAAGCCTTACGGATATCGATCTTGGATCGATGGAGTACTACACCTTTAAGAAAGGCACATTTGCAGGAATCGACAACGTGCTGGTGTCTGCAACGGGTTATACGGGCGCCGGTGGTTTCGAGATCTATTTCGATAATGAGCATGCCGAATATATTTGGGATGAGGTATTTAAAGCCGGAGAGCCGTTTGGTATAAAACCAATTGGTTTGGCAGCCCGCGATACCTTGCGCTTAGAGATGGGTTTTTGCCTGTACGGCAACGATATTGATGATACCACATCACCATTAGAGGCCGGATTAGGCTGGGTAACTAAATTCACCAAACAATTCACCAACTCCGAAGCTTTACAGCAGCAAAAGCAGGCCGGTGTAAGCCGTAAACTCATTGGTTTTGAAATGATTGACCGCGGCATCCCCCGCCACGATTATGAAATTGTTGATGCCGGGGGCAACTTTATCGGTAGAGTTACATCGGGTACGCAATCGCCATCGCTGCAAAAAGCAATTGGCCTGGGCTACGTAAAAAGCGAATTTGCCAAAGAAGGTACAGATATCTATATCAGTATCCGCGATAATAAAGTTAAAGCTACAGTGGTAAAACCGCCGTTCTATAAGTAAGGCCCTAAACCCCTGAAGGGGGAACAGAATATGACCACAGACATTAAGAATTCTATTCCCCCTTCAGGGGGCAGGGGACCCATGTTAAATGTTTGCCTTACTCCGGCGCTTCTCCCGCTTTACCATGTGAAAGAGTATATAGTAGTGGTGATTGATATTTTCAGGGCCACCTCATCAATTTGTTATGGCATCGAAAATGGTGCCGAGGCTATTATCCCGGTAGCAGAAGTAGCAGAATGTGCGGCTTACCGCGAAAAGGGCCTCGACTATTTATTGGCCGCCGAGCGTAACGGCGAAGTAGTTGCAGGATTTGATTTTGGCAATTCCCCGTTCTCATACACCGCCAAAAAGGTTGCAGGCAAAACCATTGTACTTACTACAACCAATGGTACGCACGCCCTGCATTTATCGCGTATGGCCAAAAAGATCGTGATAGGCTCGTTCCTTAACCTTACATCGCTGTGTAACTGGCTAAAAACCACGCAAGACAATATACTGCTGGTTTGCGCGGGTTGGCAAAACAATTTTAACCTGGAAGACACCCTTTTTGCAGGCGCAGTAATTGAGCAGCTAAAAGGCGAGGATTTTACATTAGACGACCCCGCCATTGCCGCCCACGACCTATTTCAACTGGGTAAAAATGATATCAACCTGTACCTGGCCAAAACATCCCACGGCGAACGCCTGCGTAAACTGGGCATCGAAAAGGATATCGCCTTTTGCCTGCAAGTAGACCTGACAACCGCTATCCCCGTATTAGAGGGCGACAGGCTGGTTAAGCTGTTTTAACGGTTCTGCGCCTGCTCCATCTCTTTACCAATACCAACACTACAGCAAAAACGATGAGCCATGGCCAGTTAGATATGAGGCTGAAAAACAACTCCTGTAGATGATTCCATCCGTTTGATAAGGCATGCTTAAATTTATACCCGAAACCGTTGCCAACAGCTACCTGCTCGGGTTGTATAGTATAAAAGGTAATTGTTAATGAACTGTAGGCCACCTGCTTGCTCATGTAATTCAACTGGCTTTGGGTCGATTCTATCTCGCTCCGTATCTGGGTTAGCTTTTCCTCAATATCCAGCAGGTCGCGCATTTTCTCAGCCCGGTTTAAAAGGTTCAGGTAACGTTTTTCCAGTTGCAGCTTGTTATCCAGGCGGGCTTTGATATCAATAAACTGCGTGGTAACATCTTTAATGCGGATGTTGCGGCTATCAATTTTTGTCGCTGTTGACGATACCGTCCCCAAAAATACGTCGAAGTTTTTTGCTGGGATGCGAATGCTTAGAGTATATTCTTTACTGTGAAGCGCGCCATCGGTTGTTTCGCTATCATCTTCCGCGTAACCACCTAAGTGTTTTAACGAACTGATGATCTGTTTGCGGGTTTCGGCTACGTTACCGGTTTCAAAACGGATATCGCCTTCTTTGATGATCTTTTTATCAATGCCGGGTTTAACCGGCGCCACAAGCTTTACATCAGCATTGCCTACCGGTTCATCAATCCTGATGTCTTGTTGTGCACCTTCTGCAAGTTCGTTATCACTTACCGCGGGAGGGGAAAATTGTTGAGTAGCAACTGCTTTCTCAACCGGCGGAGACGGTAGCGTCACTTCGGTAACTTTTTCAGTGGATTGGTGCTTGCAACTGGCAAAGCCTATACAAATGGCAAGCAGTATAAATAAATACTTTTTCATAACACATAGATCTGATAAGTTAATAGCAAATCTACATTATTATATTTTGATTATACAACTAAAACAGAATTATATTTTGTTTTAGTTGTGTGGATGGAATTATATAGTGCAAATAACTATTTAAGTTTCTCATTATTCTGATGCCTATCGGCATCACGGATATTTTTCTTTTGCATGTTTTTCTCCAGGGCATCAGTCAGGTCTATACCAGTTTGATTGGCCAGGCAGATCAGTACAAACAGCACATCGGCCATTTCATCTGCCAGGTTAACATCCTTGTCCGATTGTTTAAACGATTGCTCGCCGTATTGCCTTGCCATTATACGGGCAACTTCGCCAACCTCTTCCATCAACATGGCGGTATTGGTCAGTTCGTTAAAATACCGTACACCGGTTGTTTTTATCCAGTTATCAACCAAATGCTGCGCCTCTTTAATTTCCATAAGGCAATATAAATAAATTTGGTTGCTCGCGCTCCAACCACTCACCAATCAACCACTCACTACTCACCAAACAACCAAAACCCTTATCTTTGGCGCCATGACGATAAGTGCGGGCACCCCTTTCCAATTTTTAGATCAAGACCTATTATTATTACCTCAGAAAGCCATTTATTGGCACCAGCAAAATGCACTGATAGCCGCAGATGTGCATTTTGGTAAAGTTGGGCATTTTCGTAAAGCCGGCATCGCTATTCCGCGTAATATGGAGCAGGATGACCTGGCCATGCTCTCCGACCTGATCTATGAGCACCGACCTGATAAGCTTATTTTTTTGGGAGATCTTTT includes:
- a CDS encoding glycosyltransferase family 4 protein, which gives rise to MIKLNGINTFGITNYLPGLRILILTHRTPFPQNGGYPIVVGNTIKGLVALGHQVSLISLNVNKYPSATPESDELLEKINYIAYNIDTRITMIEAVSNLFTHNSYNIDKYYNAGFEKLLLKNLQENEYDVIQLEGIFVGPYLGTIRKASKAKVIFRAHNIEHQVWQKLAQQKSDPLKKWYLQLLARRIKNYELELLNKFDGIVVFTEQDKGSVISFGNKVPLKVLPIGIDLSLYKPDHSKTDFPSLFFLGSLDWLPNREGIEWFMDNFHKDLTDGPLKAKFYVAGHNIPEQFDDYEVLGKVFIHGEVDDALEFVNSKSIMIVPLLSGGGMRVKIVEGMAMEKCIISTSLGAEGINVENGKNIIIANNVDEFYKAVKKCITDEHYCLEIGRNARKLVEQQHNINTIIPQLTDFYQSIV
- the gcvT gene encoding glycine cleavage system aminomethyltransferase GcvT, with protein sequence MKNTALTQVHTNLGAKMVPFAGYNMPVQYVGINAEHDTVRKGVGVFDVSHMGEFILKGENALDLIQRVTSNDASKLYDGKVQYSCLPNEEGGIVDDLLVYRIDEKTYMLVVNASNIEKDWNWISKFNTGGVDMKDISDRTSLLAVQGPKAAEALQSLTDIDLGSMEYYTFKKGTFAGIDNVLVSATGYTGAGGFEIYFDNEHAEYIWDEVFKAGEPFGIKPIGLAARDTLRLEMGFCLYGNDIDDTTSPLEAGLGWVTKFTKQFTNSEALQQQKQAGVSRKLIGFEMIDRGIPRHDYEIVDAGGNFIGRVTSGTQSPSLQKAIGLGYVKSEFAKEGTDIYISIRDNKVKATVVKPPFYK
- a CDS encoding 2-phosphosulfolactate phosphatase: MLNVCLTPALLPLYHVKEYIVVVIDIFRATSSICYGIENGAEAIIPVAEVAECAAYREKGLDYLLAAERNGEVVAGFDFGNSPFSYTAKKVAGKTIVLTTTNGTHALHLSRMAKKIVIGSFLNLTSLCNWLKTTQDNILLVCAGWQNNFNLEDTLFAGAVIEQLKGEDFTLDDPAIAAHDLFQLGKNDINLYLAKTSHGERLRKLGIEKDIAFCLQVDLTTAIPVLEGDRLVKLF
- a CDS encoding DUF4349 domain-containing protein, whose protein sequence is MKKYLFILLAICIGFASCKHQSTEKVTEVTLPSPPVEKAVATQQFSPPAVSDNELAEGAQQDIRIDEPVGNADVKLVAPVKPGIDKKIIKEGDIRFETGNVAETRKQIISSLKHLGGYAEDDSETTDGALHSKEYTLSIRIPAKNFDVFLGTVSSTATKIDSRNIRIKDVTTQFIDIKARLDNKLQLEKRYLNLLNRAEKMRDLLDIEEKLTQIRSEIESTQSQLNYMSKQVAYSSLTITFYTIQPEQVAVGNGFGYKFKHALSNGWNHLQELFFSLISNWPWLIVFAVVLVLVKRWSRRRTVKTA
- a CDS encoding nucleotide pyrophosphohydrolase, with translation MEIKEAQHLVDNWIKTTGVRYFNELTNTAMLMEEVGEVARIMARQYGEQSFKQSDKDVNLADEMADVLFVLICLANQTGIDLTDALEKNMQKKNIRDADRHQNNEKLK